From Gopherus flavomarginatus isolate rGopFla2 chromosome 7, rGopFla2.mat.asm, whole genome shotgun sequence, the proteins below share one genomic window:
- the TLX3 gene encoding T-cell leukemia homeobox protein 3, producing the protein MDQPTNTQTQHQHEPISFGIDQILNSSDQENSSQPAPRGSDNTNYLGSPVSRTSAPYPSLPASFPGIGAPFEDSGSYSVNLSLAPAGVIRVPAHRPIPGAVPPPISSAIPAMPAVPSLGSLNFPWMESSRRFVKDRFTAAAALTPFTVTRRIGHPYQNRTPPKRKKPRTSFSRVQICELEKRFHRQKYLASAERAALAKSLKMTDAQVKTWFQNRRTKWRRQTAEEREAERQQASRLMLQLQHDAFQKSLNDSIQPDPLCLHNSSLFALQNLQPWEEENSKIPPVTSLV; encoded by the exons ATGGATCAGCCAACGAACACACAGACCCAGCATCAACACGAACCCATCAGCTTTGGAATTGATCAGATTTTAAATAGTTCTGATCAGGAAAACTcttcccagcctgcccccagAGGATCAGACAACACAAATTACCTGGGAAGCCCTGTGAGCAGAACAAGTGCCCCTTATCCTTCCCTTCCAGCTTCCTTCCCTGGCATCGGGGCGCCTTTTGAAGACTCTGGATCTTACAGTGTGAATCTGAGCTTGGCTCCAGCTGGAGTGATCAGGGTGCCAGCTCACAGACCCATCCCTGGGGCTGTGCCACCTCCAATTTCTAGTGCCATCCCAGCTATGCCAGCTGTACCCAGCCTTGGCAGCCTCAACTTCCCTTGGATGGAGAGCAGCAGGAGATTCGTAAAGGACAGATTCACAG CGGCGGCCGCGCTCACCCCCTTCACTGTCACCCGGCGGATCGGGCACCCCTACCAGAACCGCACCCCGCCCAAGCGCAAGAAGCCGCGCACCTCCTTCTCCCGGGTGCAGATCTGCGAgctggagaagcgcttccaccgGCAGAAGTACCTGGCCTCGGCCGAGAGGGCGGCGCTCGCCAAGTCCCTAAAGATGACGGACGCGCAGGTCAAGACCTGGTTCCAGAACAGGAGGACCAAGTGGCG GAGACAGACCGCAGAGGAAAGGGAAGCGGAGAGGCAACAGGCGAGCAGGCTGATGCTCCAACTCCAGCACGACGCTTTCCAGAAATCCTTGAACGATTCAATCCAGCCCGACCCCCTCTGTCTACACAACTCCTCGCTCTTTGCACTGCAGAACCTCCAGCCCTGGGAAGAGGAGAATTCCAAGATCCCACCTGTTACCTCGCTCGTGTAA